The following proteins come from a genomic window of Flavobacterium eburneipallidum:
- a CDS encoding anthranilate synthase component II: MKKILVIDNYDSFTYNLVHYLEDLDCEVTVYRNDEFDIDEISGFDKILLSPGPGIPDEAGLLKAVIAKYAPTKSILGVCLGQQAIGEVFGGTLSNLDKVYHGVSSMVKTSVDDELLFEGLGNEFEVGRYHSWVVDANLPDVLEATSFDENGQVMSLRHKTFDVRGVQFHPESVLTPNGKKILENWLKS, encoded by the coding sequence ATGAAAAAAATACTAGTCATAGACAATTACGATAGCTTCACTTACAACTTAGTGCATTATCTGGAAGATTTAGATTGTGAAGTTACCGTTTACAGAAACGATGAATTTGATATCGATGAAATCTCTGGTTTCGACAAAATATTACTTTCTCCTGGACCTGGAATTCCTGATGAAGCAGGTTTATTGAAAGCGGTAATTGCTAAATATGCTCCAACCAAAAGCATTCTTGGCGTTTGCCTTGGTCAACAAGCTATTGGAGAAGTTTTTGGTGGAACGCTCTCTAATTTAGATAAAGTGTATCACGGCGTTTCTTCCATGGTAAAAACATCTGTTGATGACGAACTTTTATTTGAAGGTTTAGGAAACGAATTCGAAGTAGGACGTTACCATTCTTGGGTTGTTGATGCCAATTTACCTGATGTTTTGGAAGCCACATCATTCGACGAAAACGGACAGGTAATGTCTTTGCGTCACAAAACATTTGATGTTCGAGGTGTACAATTCCATCCAGAAAGTGTGTTGACACCAAACGGGAAGAAGATTTTAGAAAATTGGTTAAAATCGTAG
- the trpD gene encoding anthranilate phosphoribosyltransferase: MKNILNRLINHELLSKEEAKNVLVNISNGGYNPSQIASFLTVYMMRSISIDELAGFREALLELCIRVDLSAYNTIDLCGTGGDGKDTFNISTLASFVSAGAGIKVAKHGNYGVSSISGSSNVMEKLGVKFSNDNDFLEKCIDQAGICILHAPLFHPAMKNVGPIRKELGVRTFFNMLGPMINPSFPKNQLVGVFNLELARMYAYLYQNTDINFTILHSLDGYDEVSLTCATKTITKRMEGVIKPKDFGVRQLSQSEIEGGKTIEESAAMFMNIISGKGTEAQNNVVCANAAMAISTVKGCSPKEGFELAKESLLSGKGLLALNKLQELSR, translated from the coding sequence ATGAAAAACATATTAAACAGGCTTATCAACCACGAACTACTTTCGAAAGAAGAAGCAAAAAACGTATTAGTCAACATTTCCAACGGAGGTTATAATCCAAGCCAAATCGCATCCTTTCTTACCGTTTATATGATGAGAAGTATCAGCATTGATGAATTGGCAGGCTTTCGTGAAGCCTTGTTAGAATTGTGCATTCGTGTTGATTTATCAGCCTACAACACCATCGATTTATGCGGAACTGGTGGCGATGGCAAAGACACTTTTAACATTTCCACGTTGGCATCCTTTGTTTCAGCTGGAGCAGGAATAAAAGTTGCCAAACATGGTAATTACGGGGTTTCCTCTATTTCAGGCTCAAGCAATGTAATGGAAAAACTGGGAGTAAAATTCAGCAATGACAATGACTTTCTGGAAAAATGTATTGATCAGGCGGGAATTTGCATTTTGCACGCACCGTTATTTCACCCTGCAATGAAAAACGTCGGTCCCATCCGAAAAGAATTAGGCGTAAGAACCTTTTTTAATATGCTGGGACCAATGATAAATCCATCATTTCCTAAAAACCAATTGGTAGGCGTTTTCAATTTGGAACTCGCAAGAATGTATGCGTATTTATACCAAAACACCGATATAAATTTCACCATTTTACATTCGTTAGACGGTTATGATGAAGTATCTTTGACCTGTGCAACGAAGACCATTACAAAAAGAATGGAAGGCGTAATAAAACCCAAAGATTTTGGTGTTCGACAATTGTCACAAAGTGAAATCGAAGGCGGAAAAACCATCGAAGAATCGGCAGCAATGTTTATGAACATCATTTCCGGAAAAGGAACTGAAGCTCAAAATAACGTGGTTTGTGCCAATGCCGCAATGGCAATTTCAACTGTAAAAGGATGTTCACCAAAAGAAGGATTTGAATTAGCAAAAGAAAGTTTGCTTTCTGGAAAAGGACTTTTGGCTTTAAATAAATTACAAGAATTAAGTAGATAA
- the trpC gene encoding indole-3-glycerol phosphate synthase TrpC: protein MNILDRIIVDKKQEVVLKKSIIPVSQLEASVFFGKKTISLSQNLRNSNSGIIAEHKRRSPSKAEINYSFTVEEVVKGYESAGACGISVLTDGKYFGGSLDDLLLARASVNIPLLRKEFIVDEYQILEAKAHGADLILLIAAVLTREEIRSLSEFAKGLGLEVLLEVHNLEELEKSIMPTLDMIGVNNRNLKTFEVSLDFSKELAAQIPNDFVKVSESGISSIEAINELKPFGYKGFLIGENFMKTDNAGKAATEFISKLI, encoded by the coding sequence ATGAATATTTTAGATAGAATCATAGTTGACAAAAAACAAGAAGTAGTATTAAAGAAATCAATCATTCCGGTTTCACAATTGGAAGCCTCGGTTTTCTTTGGAAAAAAGACGATTTCTTTAAGTCAAAATTTAAGAAATAGTAACTCCGGAATTATTGCCGAACACAAACGCCGTTCGCCATCCAAAGCTGAAATTAATTATAGTTTCACAGTTGAAGAAGTGGTAAAAGGATACGAAAGTGCTGGTGCATGTGGAATTTCAGTCCTTACAGATGGCAAATATTTTGGTGGCTCTTTAGATGATTTATTATTAGCAAGAGCTTCGGTAAACATTCCGTTATTGAGAAAAGAATTCATTGTTGACGAATACCAAATCTTGGAAGCCAAAGCCCACGGAGCTGATTTAATTTTATTAATCGCAGCGGTTTTAACTCGTGAAGAAATCAGATCTTTATCTGAATTTGCCAAAGGTTTAGGATTGGAAGTATTATTGGAAGTGCATAATTTGGAAGAATTAGAAAAATCAATTATGCCTACTTTGGATATGATTGGTGTAAACAACAGAAACCTAAAAACATTCGAAGTAAGTCTGGATTTCAGTAAGGAATTAGCTGCCCAAATTCCAAATGATTTCGTGAAAGTTTCTGAAAGCGGTATTTCATCCATCGAAGCCATAAACGAATTAAAACCTTTTGGCTATAAAGGTTTTTTAATTGGTGAAAACTTTATGAAAACAGACAATGCTGGAAAAGCAGCAACGGAATTTATCTCAAAATTAATTTAA
- the trpB gene encoding tryptophan synthase subunit beta encodes MSYNVNEKGYYGQFGGAYIPEMLYPNVEELRQKYLEITAQPEFKAEFDQLLKDYVGRPSPLYFAKRLSEKYNTKIYLKREDLNHTGAHKINNTIGQILVAKKLGKKRIIAETGAGQHGVATATVCALMGLECIVYMGEIDIARQAPNVARMKMLGAEVRPALSGSRTLKDATNEAIRDWINNPVDTHYIIGSAIGPHPYPDMVTRFQSVISEEIKWQLKEKEGRENPDYVVACIGGGSNAAGTYYHFLHEPEVGIIAVEAAGKGVNSGHSAATSKLGKVGVIHGCKTLLMQTPDGQITEPYSISAGLDYPGVGPMHAHLAETGRAEFFSVTDDDAMQSGLELSKLEGIIPAIESSHALAIFKEKKFKTTDIVVISLSGRGDKDLNNYIEYFKI; translated from the coding sequence ATGTCATACAACGTAAACGAAAAAGGCTATTATGGTCAGTTTGGAGGAGCTTACATTCCTGAAATGTTATATCCAAATGTAGAAGAATTGCGTCAAAAATACTTGGAAATTACTGCCCAACCTGAATTCAAGGCAGAATTTGACCAATTATTAAAAGATTATGTCGGCCGTCCGAGTCCGTTGTATTTTGCAAAAAGACTTTCTGAAAAATACAATACTAAAATCTATCTAAAAAGAGAAGATTTGAACCACACAGGAGCGCATAAAATCAATAACACTATTGGACAGATTTTAGTTGCCAAAAAACTAGGCAAAAAACGTATTATTGCCGAAACAGGTGCAGGTCAGCACGGAGTTGCTACTGCTACCGTTTGCGCCTTAATGGGATTAGAATGTATTGTGTATATGGGCGAAATCGACATTGCACGTCAGGCACCAAACGTTGCCCGCATGAAAATGCTGGGTGCTGAAGTTCGCCCAGCACTTTCAGGTTCAAGAACATTAAAAGATGCCACTAACGAAGCCATCCGCGATTGGATCAACAATCCAGTTGACACTCATTATATCATTGGATCAGCGATTGGACCACATCCTTATCCAGATATGGTTACCCGTTTTCAATCTGTTATTTCCGAAGAAATTAAATGGCAGTTGAAAGAAAAAGAAGGTCGTGAAAACCCTGATTATGTAGTGGCTTGTATTGGTGGTGGTAGTAATGCTGCAGGAACCTATTATCACTTTTTACACGAACCTGAAGTAGGTATCATTGCTGTTGAAGCTGCTGGAAAAGGAGTAAATTCTGGACACAGTGCAGCCACTAGTAAACTTGGAAAAGTAGGTGTTATTCATGGTTGTAAAACCTTATTGATGCAAACCCCAGACGGTCAAATCACGGAACCATATTCAATATCGGCTGGTTTAGATTATCCTGGAGTTGGTCCCATGCACGCTCATTTAGCAGAAACAGGACGTGCCGAATTTTTCTCTGTGACCGATGACGATGCTATGCAATCGGGTCTTGAATTATCCAAACTAGAAGGGATTATTCCAGCCATCGAATCCTCGCACGCATTAGCAATTTTTAAAGAAAAAAAATTCAAAACAACCGATATTGTTGTAATCAGCCTTTCGGGTCGTGGTGACAAAGATTTGAATAATTACATAGAATATTTTAAAATATAA
- a CDS encoding gamma-glutamylcyclotransferase family protein has translation MENLFAYGTLKDKRIQETVFGKVLTGTPDSVTGFVTKEIKIEEEFGVTPYPIIVETKNPEDVVTGMLYQLTEFQLQQADTYEGIHYKRIQVQLESNEIAWTYLR, from the coding sequence ATGGAAAATTTATTCGCATACGGAACTTTAAAAGACAAACGCATTCAGGAGACTGTATTTGGAAAAGTCCTGACAGGAACTCCCGATTCAGTAACTGGTTTTGTAACTAAAGAAATCAAAATTGAAGAAGAATTTGGAGTAACTCCTTATCCTATTATTGTAGAAACCAAAAATCCAGAAGATGTAGTTACTGGAATGCTTTATCAATTGACAGAGTTTCAACTCCAACAAGCTGATACTTACGAGGGTATTCATTACAAACGCATTCAAGTGCAATTGGAATCGAATGAGATTGCTTGGACGTATTTGAGATAA
- the trpA gene encoding tryptophan synthase subunit alpha, translated as MNRINQKLQENKKILSIYFSAGYPSLNDTVQIIQDLEKNGVDMIEIGLPFSDPLADGPTIQASSTTALQNGMTTQVLFDQLKDIRKSVTIPLVIMGYFNPMLQYGVEAFCQKCAEIGIDGLIIPDLPVDVYAYEYKATFDKYGLKNIFLITPQTSEERIRFIDSVSDGFIYMVSSASVTGSSAGFGNTQETYFKRIADMNLKNPQIIGFGINNAETFNQATQFAKGAIIGSAFITHLKENGSGKIESFVKGIR; from the coding sequence ATGAACAGAATAAATCAAAAGTTACAAGAAAACAAAAAGATACTTTCCATCTATTTTTCGGCGGGATATCCGAGTTTAAACGATACCGTACAAATCATTCAGGATTTAGAAAAAAATGGCGTTGATATGATAGAAATCGGATTACCTTTCAGTGATCCATTGGCTGATGGTCCAACCATTCAAGCTAGTTCTACCACCGCATTGCAAAACGGAATGACTACTCAAGTTTTGTTTGATCAACTCAAAGACATTCGAAAAAGCGTAACCATTCCATTAGTGATTATGGGCTATTTCAATCCTATGTTGCAATATGGTGTAGAAGCTTTTTGTCAAAAATGTGCCGAGATTGGCATCGATGGTTTAATCATTCCTGACCTACCTGTGGATGTGTATGCTTATGAATACAAAGCCACTTTCGACAAATATGGCCTTAAAAACATCTTCCTTATTACACCACAAACTTCAGAAGAGCGTATTCGTTTTATAGACAGCGTTTCGGATGGATTCATTTATATGGTGAGTTCAGCAAGTGTTACAGGATCAAGTGCTGGTTTTGGAAACACACAAGAAACTTATTTCAAACGCATCGCCGATATGAATCTGAAAAACCCTCAAATTATTGGTTTTGGAATTAATAATGCGGAGACTTTTAACCAAGCGACACAATTTGCCAAAGGTGCTATTATTGGTAGTGCTTTCATCACTCATTTGAAAGAAAACGGAAGCGGAAAAATTGAAAGCTTTGTGAAAGGAATTCGATAA
- a CDS encoding LamG-like jellyroll fold domain-containing protein gives MKKSISLILIVVISTISYAQVKTVHWRIDNLTQIGGNAVTVSGNPKVIQTDLGNAIEFDGIKDGLLVNNNPMNEATEFTIEIILKPYSGGAVEQRYLHFQQDENNRILAELRNNNNLNWSLDTFIKSGASNQTLLDYSLVHSLNNWVHVALTYKNGVMTNYVNGVQELIGSVAYQVVNSGQTSIGVRMNQVAWFKGAIHSVKITHAALNPANFIKTTDYLAIQNFKKQQLSTQISPNPVTASAILKYQLDESSNISIKLFTSEGKEIATFFDGYKNAGTHELEINRANLDANIYFVVISSGKLKSTQKLIIK, from the coding sequence ATGAAAAAATCAATTTCTCTAATTCTAATAGTGGTAATTTCCACAATTTCTTATGCTCAAGTAAAAACGGTTCATTGGCGTATAGACAACCTTACTCAAATTGGCGGAAATGCGGTAACTGTAAGCGGAAATCCTAAAGTGATTCAAACAGATCTGGGAAATGCCATTGAATTTGACGGAATAAAAGATGGTCTTCTGGTAAACAATAATCCGATGAACGAAGCCACTGAATTTACTATTGAAATTATTTTAAAACCCTATTCAGGCGGAGCAGTGGAACAGCGTTATCTTCATTTTCAACAAGACGAGAATAATAGAATACTGGCAGAACTGCGCAACAATAATAATTTGAATTGGAGTCTGGACACCTTTATTAAATCTGGAGCTTCTAATCAAACTTTATTGGATTATTCTTTAGTACACAGTCTGAATAATTGGGTTCATGTAGCCTTGACTTACAAAAATGGCGTAATGACAAATTATGTAAATGGAGTTCAGGAGTTAATAGGATCCGTTGCTTATCAGGTGGTAAATTCTGGTCAAACCTCAATAGGTGTCCGAATGAATCAAGTAGCGTGGTTCAAGGGAGCTATTCATTCTGTAAAAATTACCCACGCAGCACTTAATCCTGCAAATTTCATAAAAACGACCGACTATCTAGCCATTCAAAATTTTAAAAAACAACAATTATCAACTCAAATTTCGCCTAATCCGGTTACTGCTTCTGCTATTTTAAAATACCAATTAGACGAGTCATCAAATATTTCAATCAAACTCTTCACTTCTGAAGGAAAAGAAATAGCTACCTTTTTTGATGGATATAAAAATGCGGGAACTCATGAATTAGAAATTAATCGTGCTAATTTGGATGCCAATATATACTTTGTAGTAATAAGTTCTGGAAAATTGAAATCTACTCAAAAACTTATAATTAAATAA
- a CDS encoding DUF3784 domain-containing protein → MAIGFIVTENNAKYLLSGYNTMKEEDRQKFDIKSYIPYFRKFHLFLGISYLVLGLLITYLINEEVGGIFLGIYPILAYGYFMWSSRKFSKNINTKWNKLGIYILIAALIFVIGMMYSGVKEDKLIVHPQSIEFTGSYSETLNQNEIQNIALVKALPNIVRKTHGFAVGKIRKGYFKTDQDEVIKLIINEDKGSYILFTKTNGKKVYFSSKEKSNESILNEIKKKLPEIEYQ, encoded by the coding sequence ATTGCAATAGGATTTATTGTAACCGAAAATAATGCCAAATACCTACTTTCAGGATACAATACCATGAAAGAAGAAGACAGACAAAAGTTTGATATTAAAAGTTATATTCCTTATTTCAGAAAGTTTCATCTCTTTTTGGGAATTTCTTATTTGGTATTGGGTTTACTCATCACTTATTTAATCAATGAAGAAGTTGGAGGGATTTTTCTAGGTATCTATCCTATTCTTGCTTACGGCTATTTTATGTGGAGCAGTCGTAAATTCTCTAAAAATATAAATACCAAATGGAATAAATTAGGCATTTATATTCTTATTGCTGCTTTGATTTTTGTGATTGGAATGATGTATTCTGGAGTTAAAGAAGATAAATTAATTGTCCATCCACAATCTATTGAATTTACAGGCAGTTATTCGGAAACGCTGAATCAAAACGAAATTCAAAACATTGCATTAGTCAAAGCATTGCCCAATATTGTTCGTAAGACTCACGGATTTGCGGTTGGAAAAATACGAAAAGGCTATTTCAAAACCGACCAAGATGAAGTAATCAAGTTAATCATCAATGAAGATAAGGGTTCTTATATTCTTTTCACCAAAACTAATGGGAAGAAAGTGTACTTTTCATCCAAAGAAAAATCAAACGAATCCATCTTGAATGAAATAAAGAAAAAATTACCTGAAATTGAGTATCAATAA
- a CDS encoding DUF4494 domain-containing protein, with amino-acid sequence MSATWYECKVKYRKTDDAGNQKVTTEPYLVDAISYTEAESRINEEMKAYISEEFKITNIKVANYAEIHPFENADRWFKSKIALVAYDEESGKERKTNWYFLVQANDVKEAFDNTVLTMKDTMGDYSIPAISESPIMDVFPYFSGEEDELEQLEKFNALKASKPEIVSETEDTMEFDAEVVAESY; translated from the coding sequence ATGAGCGCAACCTGGTACGAATGCAAAGTAAAATATAGAAAAACAGACGACGCTGGAAACCAAAAAGTTACCACCGAACCGTATTTAGTTGATGCCATTTCTTATACAGAAGCAGAATCTAGAATTAACGAAGAAATGAAGGCTTATATTAGTGAAGAATTTAAAATCACAAATATAAAAGTGGCGAATTATGCCGAGATTCATCCGTTTGAAAATGCGGATCGCTGGTTTAAATCCAAAATAGCATTAGTTGCTTATGACGAAGAAAGTGGCAAAGAACGCAAGACTAATTGGTACTTTTTAGTACAGGCGAATGATGTCAAGGAAGCATTTGACAATACTGTTTTGACAATGAAAGACACTATGGGAGATTACAGTATTCCTGCTATTTCCGAATCGCCTATTATGGATGTTTTTCCTTATTTTAGTGGGGAAGAAGACGAATTGGAACAATTAGAAAAGTTCAATGCGCTTAAAGCTTCTAAACCTGAAATTGTTTCAGAAACAGAAGATACAATGGAATTTGATGCTGAAGTTGTGGCTGAAAGCTATTAA
- the lipA gene encoding lipoyl synthase yields METVVENALPVGKPKWLRVKLPIGQKYTELRGLVDNYKLNTICTSGSCPNMGECWGEGTATFMILGNTCTRSCGFCGVKTGRPETVDWDEPEKVARSIKIMKIKHAVITSVDRDDLKDGGSIIWIETVKAIRRMNPTTTLETLIPDFQGIERNIDRIVEANPEVVSHNMETVRRLTREVRIQAKYDRSLEVLRYLKEKGINRTKSGIMLGLGELEEEVFQTMRDLRNANVDVVTIGQYLQPSKKHLPVKEFITPEQFAKYEAFGLELGFRHVESGPLVRSSYKAQKHIL; encoded by the coding sequence ATGGAAACTGTTGTAGAAAACGCATTACCTGTTGGAAAGCCAAAATGGTTGAGAGTAAAACTCCCAATTGGTCAAAAATATACAGAACTTCGTGGCTTGGTTGACAATTACAAATTGAACACCATTTGCACCTCTGGAAGTTGTCCGAATATGGGCGAATGCTGGGGAGAAGGAACTGCAACCTTTATGATTTTGGGAAATACCTGTACCCGTTCTTGTGGATTTTGTGGTGTAAAAACCGGAAGACCCGAAACGGTAGATTGGGATGAACCTGAAAAAGTAGCGCGTTCTATCAAAATCATGAAAATCAAACACGCTGTAATTACCAGTGTGGACAGAGATGATTTGAAAGATGGAGGTTCAATTATTTGGATAGAAACAGTAAAAGCGATTCGCAGAATGAATCCAACTACCACTTTGGAAACCTTAATTCCAGATTTTCAAGGTATCGAAAGAAACATAGACCGAATTGTAGAAGCCAATCCAGAAGTGGTTTCACACAATATGGAAACCGTTCGAAGATTGACTCGTGAAGTGCGTATTCAAGCTAAATACGACAGAAGTCTTGAGGTTTTAAGATACCTGAAAGAAAAAGGAATCAACAGAACCAAATCTGGAATTATGCTAGGTCTTGGCGAATTAGAAGAAGAAGTTTTCCAAACGATGAGAGATTTACGCAATGCCAATGTGGATGTGGTTACTATTGGCCAATATTTGCAACCCAGTAAAAAACATTTACCTGTAAAAGAATTTATCACTCCAGAACAATTCGCTAAATACGAAGCTTTCGGATTAGAATTAGGATTCCGCCATGTAGAAAGTGGTCCATTGGTACGTTCTTCTTATAAAGCACAAAAACATATTTTATAA
- the gap gene encoding type I glyceraldehyde-3-phosphate dehydrogenase, translating into MKTRIAINGFGRIGRNLFRLLLNHPTIEVIAINDIADKKTMAHLIKYDSIHGVLPSIVSHDEKGIIIDGKHFLFFHEKNISKLDWKSANIDIVVESTGKYKTFDEINAHILAGAKKVILSAPSEVDTIKTVVLGVNEHILDGTETIISNASCTTNNAAPMLKIISELCGIEQAYITTIHSFTTDQSLHDQPHKDLRRARGASQSIVPTTTGAAKALTKIFPEFEGKIGGCGIRVPVPDGSLTDITFNVKRAVTIEEINAAFKIASQTNLKGILDYTEDPIVSVDIIGNQNSCLFDAQLTSVIDKMVKVVGWYDNEIGYSSRIIDLIILIT; encoded by the coding sequence TTGAAAACAAGAATTGCCATAAATGGTTTTGGAAGAATTGGACGAAATTTATTCCGCTTGCTTTTGAACCACCCTACTATTGAAGTTATTGCCATTAATGACATCGCCGACAAAAAAACGATGGCTCATTTGATTAAATACGATAGTATTCACGGTGTTTTACCTTCGATAGTTTCACACGATGAAAAAGGAATTATTATCGATGGAAAACACTTCCTTTTCTTCCACGAAAAAAATATTTCAAAACTAGATTGGAAATCTGCCAATATAGACATTGTAGTAGAATCGACTGGAAAATATAAAACTTTCGACGAAATCAATGCTCATATTTTGGCTGGAGCCAAAAAAGTAATTCTCTCTGCTCCTTCTGAAGTTGACACCATAAAAACAGTAGTTCTTGGTGTGAACGAACACATTCTAGACGGAACAGAAACCATTATTTCTAACGCCAGTTGCACTACAAACAATGCTGCTCCGATGCTAAAAATAATCAGCGAATTGTGCGGAATTGAGCAAGCATATATCACTACAATTCACTCTTTTACCACTGATCAAAGTTTACACGATCAACCGCACAAAGATTTGCGTCGTGCTCGTGGAGCAAGTCAATCTATTGTTCCAACAACAACTGGTGCTGCTAAAGCATTGACTAAAATTTTTCCAGAATTTGAGGGCAAAATTGGTGGTTGTGGTATTCGAGTTCCCGTTCCTGATGGTTCATTGACCGATATTACTTTCAATGTAAAACGAGCTGTGACCATTGAGGAAATCAATGCTGCTTTTAAAATTGCTTCGCAAACAAATTTGAAAGGAATCCTAGATTATACGGAAGACCCTATCGTTTCTGTTGATATTATTGGAAACCAAAATTCTTGTTTATTTGATGCTCAACTAACTTCTGTAATCGATAAAATGGTTAAAGTAGTAGGCTGGTATGACAATGAAATTGGTTATTCTTCACGAATTATTGACTTAATTATTTTAATAACTTAA